In the Moraxella osloensis genome, one interval contains:
- the can gene encoding carbonate dehydratase: protein MTDQANPLQHLIDNNQFWSQALSARDPDYFPRLSRQQHPKYLWIGCSDSRVPANEVVGLMPGELFVHRNVANMVVATDMNLLSVLQYAVDVLKVEHIIVCGHYGCGGVKAALGHQEYGLIDNWLRALKGMRYQYDDAFQHLSPEQEVDLLCEINVKRQVTNVCHTTIVQNAWHRGEKLSVHGWVYGLSDGRIHDLNVSVSGHHQLIDAFIYTL from the coding sequence ATGACCGACCAAGCCAACCCCTTACAACATCTTATTGACAACAATCAATTTTGGTCGCAGGCTCTATCCGCCCGTGACCCAGATTATTTCCCAAGATTATCCCGCCAACAGCACCCCAAATACCTGTGGATAGGCTGTTCGGACAGCCGTGTCCCTGCCAATGAAGTGGTCGGCTTAATGCCTGGAGAGCTGTTCGTGCATCGCAATGTCGCCAACATGGTGGTGGCTACGGACATGAATTTGCTGTCCGTTTTGCAATATGCGGTGGATGTACTCAAAGTTGAGCACATCATCGTCTGTGGGCACTATGGCTGTGGTGGGGTCAAGGCAGCATTAGGTCATCAAGAATATGGCTTGATTGACAATTGGCTTCGTGCGTTAAAAGGGATGCGGTATCAATATGACGATGCTTTTCAACACCTTAGCCCAGAGCAAGAGGTGGATTTACTCTGTGAAATTAATGTCAAACGCCAAGTGACCAACGTTTGCCATACCACGATTGTGCAGAACGCTTGGCATCGGGGCGAAAAGCTATCAGTGCATGGCTGGGTATATGGCTTATCCGATGGGCGTATTCACGACTTAAACGTCAGTGTCTCTGGGCATCATCAGTTGATTGACGCTTTTATTTATACATTGTAA
- a CDS encoding hemagglutinin repeat-containing protein → MQCKDSDFVVTGSDLNVKGDLYNNVEGDVVYQAATGKGYERSSNKSSGYGVGVYADSKNSGFTVNANTAKGYGNGETTTNANSHVTVGGTTYQNIGGDLVLDGAVVKGDHMSGHIDGAILAKSRPDTATYTGKQTNAGVSADIGFDGVPQSVSVNAGRSKVNADYAAVTGMAGKSDVTTATVSSLNKPLENSFDKTTVEAQLGAQVQVSQAFDTERRTYRLEMAQDEQKLRKEAKEALEKGDEATWRAKTEQANKQQEEMVLFDSIPHCQNSCHPHPNNLNGGKGDNHGTIQSRTQTSNTKQTAIA, encoded by the coding sequence ATCCAATGCAAAGACAGCGACTTTGTAGTCACCGGTAGTGACTTAAACGTTAAAGGCGATTTGTACAACAACGTCGAAGGCGACGTGGTTTATCAAGCAGCCACAGGCAAAGGCTATGAGCGTAGCAGCAACAAATCCAGTGGCTATGGGGTTGGTGTATATGCCGATAGCAAAAACTCAGGCTTTACCGTCAATGCCAATACCGCCAAAGGCTATGGCAATGGTGAAACAACCACTAATGCCAATAGCCATGTCACAGTCGGTGGCACCACCTATCAAAACATTGGTGGTGATCTTGTCTTAGATGGTGCGGTAGTAAAAGGCGATCATATGAGCGGTCATATCGACGGCGCCATCTTAGCCAAAAGCCGTCCGGATACCGCCACATACACAGGCAAACAAACCAATGCTGGCGTTAGTGCGGACATTGGATTTGATGGGGTACCACAAAGCGTTAGCGTGAATGCGGGCAGATCAAAAGTGAATGCCGATTATGCGGCGGTCACGGGTATGGCAGGGAAGTCGGATGTGACGACGGCAACCGTATCGAGCTTGAATAAACCATTAGAGAACAGCTTTGATAAGACGACAGTAGAAGCACAACTGGGTGCGCAAGTTCAGGTGAGTCAGGCGTTTGATACGGAACGTCGTACTTATCGCTTGGAGATGGCTCAAGATGAGCAAAAACTAAGAAAAGAAGCCAAAGAAGCGCTTGAGAAGGGTGATGAAGCAACTTGGAGAGCTAAAACTGAGCAAGCTAACAAGCAACAAGAAGAAATGGTACTGTTTGACAGTATCCCCCACTGTCAGAATAGTTGTCACCCCCACCCAAACAACCTAAATGGGGGAAAAGGAGACAACCATGGCACAATACAGTCTAGAACGCAAACAAGCAATACTAAACAAACTGCTATCGCCTGA
- a CDS encoding transposase, which translates to MAQYSLERKQAILNKLLSPELISIAQLARDEHIAEQTLYNWRHQAKSQGKAVPTNDKTKELSPETKLTIIIDTAKLNETELAEYCRTKGLYPEQIAQWKTQTLTGFSTSEQQTNLNRKQQQADQKQIKQLKQEIKRKDKALAEAAAILILRKKLNALWGEDEDE; encoded by the coding sequence ATGGCACAATACAGTCTAGAACGCAAACAAGCAATACTAAACAAACTGCTATCGCCTGAACTAATTAGCATAGCGCAATTAGCCCGAGACGAACACATCGCCGAACAAACCCTATATAATTGGCGTCATCAAGCTAAAAGCCAAGGGAAAGCCGTGCCGACCAACGATAAAACCAAAGAACTAAGCCCTGAGACCAAGCTCACCATCATTATTGACACTGCCAAGCTTAACGAAACTGAGCTTGCCGAATACTGTCGCACTAAAGGGCTCTACCCTGAACAAATCGCCCAATGGAAAACACAGACCCTCACAGGCTTTAGCACAAGCGAACAACAAACCAACCTAAATCGCAAACAGCAACAAGCCGACCAAAAACAAATCAAACAACTCAAACAAGAAATCAAACGCAAAGACAAAGCGCTTGCGGAGGCAGCCGCCATACTGATCTTGCGAAAAAAGCTCAATGCCCTATGGGGGGAAGACGAGGACGAATGA
- a CDS encoding helix-turn-helix domain-containing protein, whose product MPKIYNQDLRDRAVNHWQKTGNKSQTARLFEINRNTLDDWIKLYQEQGNTKPKPFAPVGVKHIITDLVAFEDYVNAQEFDTAKQLREQYLKDHPDINISYNAFLQTLRRIKWSFKKRPRSLSKPTH is encoded by the coding sequence ATGCCCAAAATATACAACCAAGACTTACGAGACAGAGCCGTCAACCACTGGCAAAAAACAGGCAACAAAAGCCAAACAGCCAGGCTATTTGAAATCAACCGCAACACCCTTGATGACTGGATAAAGCTCTATCAAGAACAAGGGAATACCAAGCCAAAACCCTTTGCACCTGTTGGCGTAAAACACATTATCACTGACCTCGTCGCCTTTGAGGACTACGTTAACGCTCAGGAATTCGACACCGCAAAACAGCTTAGAGAACAATACTTAAAAGACCATCCTGATATCAATATTTCCTATAACGCCTTTTTACAAACCTTACGTCGAATCAAATGGAGTTTTAAAAAAAGACCCCGCTCTTTAAGCAAGCCGACTCACTAA
- a CDS encoding IS630 family transposase codes for MLGLLLLTLSLTADNILFMDETGFYQRQYYTRSWSPIGKPCYAKIDANKGKRLNLMGAMRLNDFKLIAPVTFEGGCNRVIVENWLHTLGQSLPKDDKGNYPKRVLVLDNARFHHGGDLKKIAELYNIELTYLPPYSPELNPIEQLWAVIKQKVRLTLSKFDTLKDCVESCLV; via the coding sequence ATGCTAGGCTTACTGCTATTAACCTTGAGCCTTACCGCTGACAACATCCTATTTATGGATGAAACAGGATTTTATCAAAGGCAATATTACACCCGCAGTTGGTCGCCTATTGGCAAGCCTTGTTATGCCAAAATCGATGCCAATAAGGGTAAACGCTTAAACTTAATGGGAGCCATGCGATTAAATGACTTTAAACTCATCGCACCTGTTACCTTTGAAGGTGGTTGTAACCGTGTGATAGTTGAAAACTGGCTACACACGTTGGGGCAATCTTTGCCAAAAGATGATAAGGGCAATTATCCAAAACGTGTATTGGTGTTGGATAATGCCAGATTTCATCATGGTGGCGATTTAAAGAAAATTGCGGAACTTTATAATATTGAACTGACGTACTTACCGCCTTACTCACCTGAACTTAATCCGATTGAGCAGTTGTGGGCAGTCATCAAGCAAAAGGTTCGTTTAACGCTAAGCAAGTTTGATACGCTTAAGGATTGTGTTGAAAGTTGCCTGGTATAA
- a CDS encoding transposase — protein MKKKAITRLDYCQYLLVSQTNYTLTNYAEHHPESISHDRINRYLRHDKLKPKLVWEKVKDDIVLDDDGYLIFDDSILDKNHSHKIELVNRQYSGNAHRIIKGICIVNCIYVNPKTEQYWLIDYRIYDKTTDGKSKLDHLKDMLQHSIEHKQIKFKYVLMDTWYATKDIMLYIDNLQKIYYCPLKSNRKVDDSKGVNPYKAVNELTWTDQEQQNGKLIKIHAFPKDYKVQLFRVVVNENRTDWIVTNDTTQDSSDGTRLVCAIRWKIEQFHRELKQLTGIEANQCRKARIQRNHICCCMLVWLQLARQAKRLKQSLYQVKRGLLSDYLREQLRSPSVVFA, from the coding sequence ATGAAGAAAAAAGCTATCACCCGCTTAGACTACTGTCAATATTTACTGGTAAGCCAAACCAATTACACCCTTACCAACTACGCAGAACATCATCCTGAATCAATTAGTCATGACCGCATCAATCGATACCTACGTCATGACAAACTAAAACCCAAGCTCGTATGGGAAAAAGTCAAAGACGACATCGTATTAGACGACGATGGCTATCTTATCTTTGATGACAGCATACTCGATAAAAATCATAGTCACAAAATCGAATTGGTTAATCGCCAATACAGTGGCAACGCCCATCGCATTATTAAAGGCATCTGCATCGTTAACTGTATCTATGTCAATCCTAAGACCGAACAATACTGGCTCATTGATTACCGTATTTATGACAAAACCACCGATGGAAAAAGCAAACTTGACCATCTAAAAGACATGCTACAGCACAGTATTGAACACAAACAAATTAAATTCAAATATGTGCTCATGGATACCTGGTATGCCACCAAAGACATCATGCTCTATATTGATAACTTACAAAAAATCTATTATTGTCCTTTAAAATCCAATCGCAAAGTCGATGATTCAAAAGGAGTAAACCCTTACAAAGCAGTCAACGAATTAACTTGGACTGACCAAGAGCAACAAAATGGCAAACTGATTAAAATACATGCCTTTCCTAAAGATTACAAAGTGCAACTGTTCCGAGTAGTGGTTAATGAAAACCGCACGGACTGGATTGTCACCAATGACACCACTCAGGATTCATCAGATGGCACACGATTGGTGTGTGCCATCCGCTGGAAGATTGAGCAGTTTCACCGAGAACTTAAACAACTCACTGGTATTGAAGCTAATCAGTGTCGTAAGGCTCGTATTCAGCGGAATCATATTTGTTGTTGTATGCTGGTTTGGCTGCAGTTAGCCAGACAGGCTAAACGGTTAAAACAATCTTTATATCAGGTTAAAAGGGGTTTACTCAGTGATTATTTGCGTGAGCAGTTACGCTCGCCTTCGGTCGTCTTTGCGTAA
- the nadB gene encoding L-aspartate oxidase, with translation MTASVNVSNSPIKETLQPQVQANHRHAFDVVIVGSGGAGLSLALSLPSHLSIAVLAKDKLTEASTFYAQGGVAAVLSDDDSVDEHVDDTLIAGAGLCHEDAVRFTVEHSREAVEFLLKQGVKFTLDENETLHLTREGGHTKRRIIHAADATGVAISTTLAKRVKQCPNVKLFEYVAAIDVITTHKLSKHNYSPITEPNRAVGLYALDLTTNQVITFTAPFIALACGGASKAYLYTSNPDIATGDGIAMAWRAGCRVANLEFNQFHPTCLYHPEARSFLITEAMRGEGAYLRLPATKEHPEGERFMLRFDERGELAPRDIVARAIDFEMKRLGIRHVWLDITHQEPAFIKGHFPMLYERLLELGIDMTQDKIPVVPAAHYTCGGVMVNENAQTDVFNLYAMGETSFTGLHGANRMASNSLLECFVYGMSAARHIAAAFAENRVPPIPAIPDWDSQDVTDPDEEVIVLQNWDELRQSMWHYVGIVRSDKRLHRALNRILLLKQEVNDYYANFVVSKNLIELRNLLLVSELIVRSALLRHESRGLHYNKDFPQTLPVAADVILTPSMP, from the coding sequence ATGACAGCAAGCGTTAATGTGTCAAACTCCCCTATCAAAGAAACTCTCCAGCCGCAAGTACAGGCTAACCATCGCCACGCGTTTGATGTGGTGATTGTCGGCAGTGGCGGTGCAGGTTTATCGTTAGCTTTATCCTTGCCAAGCCATCTATCGATTGCGGTTTTGGCAAAAGACAAGCTCACTGAAGCCAGTACTTTTTATGCCCAAGGCGGCGTGGCAGCGGTACTATCGGATGATGATTCGGTTGATGAGCATGTCGATGATACCTTGATTGCAGGGGCAGGTCTTTGTCATGAAGATGCGGTACGTTTTACAGTGGAGCATAGCCGAGAAGCGGTGGAGTTTTTGCTCAAACAAGGTGTCAAATTTACCTTGGATGAAAACGAAACCTTGCACCTGACCCGTGAAGGCGGTCATACCAAACGTCGTATCATCCATGCAGCAGATGCCACTGGGGTGGCCATTTCTACCACGTTAGCCAAACGTGTCAAACAATGTCCGAATGTCAAACTGTTTGAGTATGTCGCTGCCATTGATGTCATCACCACCCATAAACTTAGCAAACACAACTACAGTCCAATTACCGAGCCCAATCGTGCCGTGGGGCTGTACGCCCTTGACTTGACCACCAATCAAGTTATCACCTTTACCGCACCCTTTATCGCCTTAGCCTGCGGCGGGGCCTCAAAAGCGTATTTATATACATCTAACCCCGATATTGCCACGGGGGATGGTATCGCGATGGCATGGCGCGCAGGTTGCCGCGTTGCGAATTTGGAATTTAATCAGTTTCATCCTACTTGTCTCTATCATCCAGAAGCGCGCTCGTTTTTAATCACTGAAGCCATGCGCGGTGAAGGTGCCTACCTGCGACTGCCAGCAACCAAAGAACACCCAGAAGGTGAGCGTTTTATGCTTCGCTTCGATGAACGGGGTGAGCTGGCACCGCGTGATATCGTGGCTCGCGCCATCGACTTTGAGATGAAGCGTTTAGGAATACGTCATGTTTGGTTAGATATTACGCATCAAGAACCAGCCTTTATCAAAGGTCATTTCCCTATGCTATATGAGCGGCTACTAGAGCTGGGCATTGACATGACCCAAGATAAAATTCCCGTGGTACCCGCCGCTCACTACACCTGTGGTGGGGTGATGGTCAATGAAAACGCCCAAACCGACGTGTTTAATCTATATGCCATGGGCGAAACGTCCTTTACCGGTCTGCATGGTGCCAATCGCATGGCGAGTAACTCGCTGTTAGAATGTTTTGTGTACGGGATGAGTGCGGCGCGTCATATTGCCGCCGCGTTTGCAGAAAATCGCGTTCCCCCTATTCCTGCTATCCCTGATTGGGACAGCCAAGATGTGACTGACCCTGACGAAGAGGTCATCGTGCTACAAAACTGGGATGAGCTGCGCCAAAGCATGTGGCACTACGTTGGTATTGTGCGCTCAGACAAACGCCTGCATCGCGCACTCAACCGCATTTTGTTGTTAAAACAAGAAGTAAATGATTACTACGCCAACTTTGTGGTCAGTAAAAATCTGATTGAATTGCGTAATTTGCTGCTAGTCTCTGAGCTCATTGTCCGCTCGGCGCTGCTTCGCCACGAATCGCGTGGACTGCATTACAACAAAGACTTTCCACAAACTTTGCCAGTGGCGGCAGATGTGATTTTAACCCCATCTATGCCATAG
- a CDS encoding metallophosphoesterase: protein MGGSMIGSWLGHLGALIAVLVILWSCLKTVQLKARTDNLQILLQLVSFYARYWFVWLLLWANVQLLYDNQIIYWLLIALSLLYIYMSWVEPNRLRVSRFSINLTASATYQPATDISLAASSSKYITPQAAKIAVLSDIHIGIFSNPRQLARLVKCLNRLDVDAVLILGDWLYQATTLDAHLSPFKTLNKPCYTVLSDADTQQVVNDAQNSEPASNMQLMNILPTFGIQLLPEQGLRIAGINIIGIHNGSTMDLPRVIEQQRSAGQPLVIATHDIKQLEANPRTLSDANNDTLVIAGQTHGGQVNIPILTPLMVRALTGNKLAAGLRRPDTAKQSDNHPKAFNEDDKPSKRYQVWVNTGIGMTGLPFRFNCPPTIDVLTIQVQTADA, encoded by the coding sequence ATGGGTGGTAGCATGATTGGCAGTTGGCTAGGTCATCTTGGCGCGCTCATTGCCGTTTTGGTAATCCTATGGTCGTGCCTAAAAACCGTGCAACTCAAAGCCCGGACGGATAATCTGCAGATTCTACTACAACTGGTCAGTTTCTACGCGCGCTATTGGTTTGTTTGGTTGTTGCTGTGGGCAAACGTGCAACTGCTGTATGACAACCAAATCATTTACTGGCTGCTTATCGCGTTATCCTTGTTGTATATCTATATGAGCTGGGTTGAACCCAATCGGCTGCGCGTTTCGCGTTTTTCAATTAATTTGACCGCATCTGCGACCTATCAGCCTGCGACCGATATTTCACTGGCTGCGTCATCATCAAAATATATCACACCACAAGCTGCAAAAATTGCGGTGCTGAGTGATATCCACATTGGTATATTTTCTAACCCCCGTCAGTTAGCGCGTTTGGTGAAATGCCTTAATCGCTTGGATGTTGATGCGGTGCTGATTTTGGGTGATTGGTTATATCAAGCGACAACTTTGGATGCCCATCTAAGCCCATTTAAAACCCTGAACAAGCCTTGCTATACCGTCCTTAGTGATGCCGATACCCAGCAAGTTGTCAATGATGCGCAAAATAGCGAACCTGCTAGCAATATGCAATTAATGAACATCTTGCCAACTTTTGGTATTCAATTATTGCCTGAACAAGGCTTGCGTATTGCCGGGATTAACATCATCGGCATTCATAATGGCAGTACAATGGATTTACCGCGCGTGATTGAACAGCAGCGCAGCGCGGGGCAGCCTTTAGTGATTGCTACCCATGATATCAAGCAGTTAGAAGCCAATCCGCGAACCTTAAGTGACGCCAACAACGATACTTTGGTGATTGCGGGGCAAACGCATGGTGGGCAGGTCAATATACCTATACTGACACCGCTGATGGTGAGAGCATTGACAGGTAATAAACTGGCGGCGGGGTTACGCAGACCAGATACAGCCAAACAATCCGACAATCATCCCAAAGCATTCAATGAGGATGACAAACCCAGCAAACGCTACCAAGTATGGGTGAATACTGGGATTGGCATGACAGGGTTGCCGTTTCGGTTTAATTGCCCCCCTACCATTGATGTGCTAACCATCCAGGTTCAAACGGCTGATGCTTAA
- a CDS encoding ISAs1 family transposase, translating into MLTNPIAYLSQIEDPRRQNKNLLHPLKNILTIALTGILCGYSDWVAIEDFASENQAWFASFLDLTNGIPSHDTFSNVMKRLNKDQINRYFSQWINHNAPKHKHIAIDGKFVQGSHHDNDNLQLVSAYASEAKLILAQTDINDKANEITTLPQLLSLIDIKGSTITADAMYCQKDTTKQIIKQGGNYILALKNNHKTLFDDVSLWLNTQFDNKQLKVYETTEKDHGRLETRRYAISTELDWLEQKDQWHTLNAVVMVESTRDIQGNVSTERRYYLSSLTDLTTIGDTLRKHWAIENSQHWVLDVIFGEDTAIKLERDEKANIALLTRTALNLIRANGDANLSVKRHKIRASQNTAFREKLLFGKFL; encoded by the coding sequence ATGCTCACAAACCCAATTGCATACCTAAGTCAAATAGAAGACCCAAGACGACAAAACAAAAACCTACTACACCCACTTAAAAACATTTTAACCATTGCCCTCACAGGCATACTATGTGGCTATAGTGACTGGGTAGCCATTGAGGACTTTGCTAGTGAAAACCAAGCGTGGTTTGCCAGCTTTCTTGACCTAACCAATGGCATACCCTCACATGACACTTTTAGCAACGTTATGAAACGATTAAATAAAGACCAAATTAACCGCTATTTTAGCCAATGGATAAACCACAACGCCCCAAAGCACAAACACATTGCCATTGATGGCAAATTTGTACAAGGTAGTCATCACGATAACGACAATTTACAGCTTGTTAGTGCCTATGCCAGTGAAGCTAAACTTATCCTAGCCCAAACCGACATCAACGACAAAGCCAATGAAATCACCACACTGCCACAGCTACTTAGTCTTATCGACATCAAAGGTAGCACCATCACGGCTGATGCCATGTATTGCCAAAAAGACACCACCAAACAAATTATCAAACAAGGTGGCAACTACATCTTGGCGTTAAAAAATAATCATAAAACTTTATTCGATGATGTATCTTTGTGGCTCAATACTCAGTTTGATAACAAGCAACTAAAAGTCTATGAAACTACCGAAAAAGACCATGGTCGCCTTGAAACTAGACGTTATGCGATTTCAACTGAGTTGGATTGGTTGGAACAAAAAGACCAGTGGCATACGCTAAATGCTGTTGTGATGGTTGAATCCACTCGTGATATTCAAGGTAACGTAAGCACAGAACGTCGCTATTATTTATCGTCGTTGACAGATTTAACCACGATTGGCGATACCCTTCGCAAGCATTGGGCAATTGAGAATAGTCAGCACTGGGTGCTTGATGTAATATTCGGTGAGGATACTGCTATCAAGCTTGAACGCGATGAAAAGGCTAATATTGCTTTGCTTACTCGCACTGCGTTAAATCTTATTCGTGCTAATGGTGATGCTAATCTGTCGGTAAAGCGTCACAAAATTAGGGCGTCTCAAAATACGGCTTTCCGTGAAAAGTTGCTGTTCGGAAAATTTTTATAG
- the dapA gene encoding 4-hydroxy-tetrahydrodipicolinate synthase: MTPILDKLQGSMVALITPMHSNGDVDWQSLANLIDWQIEQGTDVLVSVGTTGESATLSMQEHVDVIEFTMKQVGGRIPVIAGTGANNTVEAIELTQHAKQAGADAALLVVPYYNKPTQEGLYLHYKAIAEAVDIPQVLYNVPGRTVVDMQQATVERLADIENIIAIKDATGDVARGAKLIEAVKGRMSVLSGDDESALALMRHGAKGNISVTANVAPKIMSQIFGLALKGEFEQAEALNQKIAHLHQDLFIESSPIPAKYALYKMGHIEQGIRLPLTWLTPEHQQVMDEALAKAGLL; the protein is encoded by the coding sequence ATGACCCCCATTTTAGATAAACTACAAGGCTCTATGGTCGCGCTTATTACACCTATGCATAGCAATGGTGACGTCGATTGGCAATCATTGGCAAATCTCATTGATTGGCAAATCGAGCAAGGTACGGACGTACTGGTATCGGTTGGTACGACGGGTGAATCCGCAACCTTATCGATGCAAGAGCATGTGGACGTTATTGAATTTACCATGAAGCAAGTGGGTGGTCGTATTCCCGTCATCGCGGGTACAGGCGCTAACAATACCGTTGAAGCCATTGAGCTGACCCAGCACGCCAAACAAGCGGGGGCGGATGCCGCGCTGTTGGTTGTGCCCTACTACAACAAACCGACCCAAGAAGGGCTATACTTACACTATAAAGCCATTGCTGAAGCCGTGGACATTCCCCAAGTGCTATACAACGTACCCGGGCGCACTGTTGTTGATATGCAGCAAGCCACTGTCGAGCGCTTAGCGGACATCGAAAATATCATCGCGATTAAAGATGCGACCGGTGACGTGGCGCGTGGTGCCAAACTGATTGAAGCAGTAAAAGGTCGTATGAGCGTATTGTCAGGAGATGATGAAAGCGCGCTTGCGCTGATGCGTCATGGGGCAAAAGGCAATATCTCAGTGACCGCTAATGTCGCGCCAAAAATCATGAGCCAAATTTTTGGCTTGGCACTCAAAGGTGAGTTTGAACAAGCCGAAGCATTAAACCAAAAAATAGCCCATTTACACCAAGATTTATTTATCGAGTCAAGTCCCATTCCTGCAAAATATGCCTTATACAAAATGGGGCATATTGAGCAAGGTATCCGTTTACCATTAACTTGGCTTACCCCAGAACACCAACAAGTGATGGATGAAGCACTTGCCAAAGCAGGTTTACTATGA
- the purC gene encoding phosphoribosylaminoimidazolesuccinocarboxamide synthase, translated as MQKLDLLYKGKAKSVFETDNPDYLILEFRDDTSAFNGERIEQLARKGKVNNRFNAFIMQKLSEAGIETHFEQQLSDEEVLVKRLTMIPVECVVRNYAAGSLVRRLGLQEGQALTPPTFELFYKDDGLGDPMVNDSLAVSLGWATQAQLDEMKALTFKVNDVLSKMFDDGGLMLVDFKLEFGVFKDRIVLGDEFSPDGCRVWDKQTKKKLDKDRFRQSLGDVVEGYEEVAQRIGVSLVDESGR; from the coding sequence ATGCAAAAACTCGATTTACTTTATAAAGGCAAAGCAAAATCAGTCTTCGAAACTGACAATCCAGATTATCTGATTTTAGAATTTCGTGATGATACCTCTGCGTTCAACGGCGAGCGTATCGAACAGTTAGCACGTAAAGGCAAAGTCAATAACCGCTTTAATGCCTTTATCATGCAAAAACTCAGCGAAGCAGGCATCGAAACCCATTTTGAACAGCAATTATCAGATGAAGAAGTGCTGGTCAAACGCCTAACAATGATTCCCGTCGAGTGTGTGGTACGTAACTATGCGGCAGGCAGCCTAGTACGTCGCTTAGGTCTACAAGAAGGTCAAGCGTTGACGCCACCTACCTTTGAATTATTCTATAAAGATGACGGTCTGGGCGACCCAATGGTAAATGATTCGTTAGCGGTATCACTCGGCTGGGCAACGCAAGCACAACTGGATGAAATGAAAGCCTTAACCTTTAAAGTCAATGACGTGTTATCAAAAATGTTTGATGATGGTGGTTTGATGCTGGTGGATTTCAAACTAGAATTTGGGGTATTCAAAGACCGTATCGTACTGGGCGATGAGTTCTCGCCAGATGGTTGCCGCGTCTGGGACAAACAAACCAAGAAAAAACTGGATAAAGACCGTTTCCGTCAAAGCCTAGGTGATGTGGTCGAAGGTTATGAAGAAGTCGCCCAGCGTATTGGCGTGTCTTTGGTTGATGAGTCAGGTCGATAA